The window CCCTTCCTCGTTGTCGGCGAGGACCAGTCCCATCAAGGTCTCGACCTCCTTCTCCCTGAGTTCCTCCTGCGTGCGCCCGAGGAGTGCCGTTCCGACCCCCTTTCCACGGTGGTCCGGATCGACGTGCAACCAGAGGATGTTGCCCTCCGGAACGTCGGGAAGCATGTCACTCTGCGTAAACCCGACCACGTCGCCGTCCTCGAGTGCGACGAGGAACAACATCCCACGGCTTTGGAACTCCGATTCCAGGTTCTCGTCCGAGTACCACTCCGATATCGCGTGTTCGATGACCTCTTCGTCCAAAAACTTCGAGTAGGTTGCCGAAAGCGACCGCTCTGCCACGTCTTGCATTCCGGCGATGTCTTCCGTTCTCGCTTCGCGTACCTGCATACTTGGACTACTGTGGCATGAGGGATAAACATTCTACCGGCCATCGCAATTTCTTGTCCGACAAACCGACGAGAACGACCTCGTTCCGTGTCTCCATCCTTCCGCCTTCGGTAGCATTTTGCGCCACGACTCGAAACCACCCAGGCATGGACAGCGCACTCGTCATCGGTGGCACCCGATTCATCGGTCGGCACCTCGTCACCGACCTGCTCGACAACGGTTACGACGTGACCATCTTCAATCGCGGCAACCACGACAACCCCTTCGCGGACACTGACGGTGTCTCCCACTTCGAGGGGGACCGAACGAACGACTCCGCCCTCGAAGCGGCGCGAGCGGAAGTGGTTCCCGACATCGTCATCGACTGTGTGGCGTACGAACCCCGCGAGGTTCGCGCCGCTACCGAAATATTTGCCGACGTGGACGGTTACGTCTACATCTCGAGCGGGAGCGCCTACGAAGCCGAAGTGATTCCCAAGCGCGAAAACGAAACCGAACTCCGTGACTGCACGCCCGAACAGGCGATGGACGACTCCCACGACTCGTACGGAGCACGGAAAGCGGAGGGCGACCGCGCGATCTTCGAAGCTGCAGAACGTGGCGTGAACGCGATGAGCGTCCGCCCCTGCATCGTTTACGGTCCGTACGACTATACCGAGCGTCTCGACTTCTGGCTTGACCGGGTGAATCGCTACGACCGCCTGCTCGTTCCCGGCGACGGACAGAACCTCTGGCACCGTGCCTACGTCGAGGACGTTGCGAGCGCACTACGGGTCGTAGCCGAGGAGGGTGACCCTGGCGAGTCGTACAACGTCGGCGACGAGCAGCTCGTCACGATGGATGAGATGATTTCCCTCATCGCGGACGCGTTCGAGACCGACGTGGAACTCGTCCACGCCAGCGACCGCGAACTATCGACCGGCGGCCTCTCGGTGGACGATTACATCCTCTATCGGGACTACCCACACGTTCTCGACACGAACAAGCTTGCTTCGCTTGGTTGGGAATCGACCCCGGTAAACGAAGCGATGGCCCGAACCGCCGAAGAGCATCTGGAAAGCGACCGCGATGGCAGCGACCACGACCCCGGTCGGGAGTCGGAGGAGCGAGTGCTGGGTGTTCTCGACACGATATGATCTCTTGAACGTCGGTTCGAAGGATGATGTTGTGTTCCGATGGATTCGTTCTTTGCCGATGTTGCGGTTGCCGCCGACACGTGACTACCACCGCGATAACCGTACCCTCCTGCAATCACGGTTCTTGTAAAATCACACCGCGTCCCTCTCCGATGGAGAGTAAACTGTTTCACGGCCGCATAACGAATTGGTGGTATGTTCGAGAAATCTACGTGGATCCGTCTCCCGCGGAACGTGGTTGTGGGCCACGGTGTTCTTTCGGAGACGGTGGACGCTATCTCCGAACTGCATCTCCATGGCGTTCCCCTCATCGTCACCAGTCCGACACCGAACGACGTGGCGGGAAAACGCGTCGAAGCACAGTTCGAGGAGGCAGGTATCGATGTCGAAACGACCGTCATCGAGGAAGCGAGTTTCGACTCCGTCCAGCGCGTCATCGAAACCGCTCGCGAAGTGAACGCAGGCTATCTCGTCGGCGTGGGCGGTGGAAAAGCGATCGATATCGCGAAGATGGCGAGCGACGAAATCAAGCGGGGCTTCGTCTCTATTCCAACTGCGGCGAGTCACGACGGTATCGTCAGCGGTCGCGGGTCGATTCCCGAGAAGGACACCCGACACAGCGTCGCCGCGGAACCACCACTCGCCGTCGTCGCGGACACGGAAATCCTCGCGGACGCCCCATGGCGACTTACGACGGCGGGGTGTGCCGACATCATCAGTAACTACACTGCGGTCAAGGATTGGCGACTCGCGAATCGACTGCAGAACGTCGAATACTCCGGCTACTCCGCCGCGCTCGCGGAGATGACTGCCGAAATGCTGGTCGATAACGCCGATTCGATCAAACCCGGGCTGGAAGAGTCGGCCTGGGTCGTCACCAAGGCGCTCGTCTCCTCCGGGGTCGCCATGAGTATCGCCGATTCGTCGCGCCCGGCCAGTGGGGCAGAACACCTCTTTTCGCACCAACTCGACCGAATCGCGCCCGACGCCGCCCTTCACGGTCACCAAGTCGGCGTCGGTTCCATTATTACCGAATATCTTCACGGGGGAAACTGGCGGGGAATCCGAGACGCGCTGGAAACTATCGGTGCACCGACAACTGCGGACGAGCTCGGGATCGACGCCGAAACCGTCGTCGAAGCGCTCACCACGGCCCACGAAATTCGCGATCGCTACACGATTTTGGGAAGCGGTATGAACGAAGCTGCGGCAATCGAGGCCGTAACTGCGACCGGAATCGTCTGAATGAGTAAAAGATCACGCCAGCAGTAACTTTCAAGGTTCTCCCGTGAAAGGGTGCGGGTGTGGCACTGATTATATGAGTACTATCGTGGAGATCTCCATACCCGCAGACGAGTTCGCGCTCGGTCGTGCACTGCGTGACGGTTCGCAGCTGCAGATCGAACTTGAGCGGATTATCCCCACCGGAACTGCCGTGTTTCCCTTCTTCTGGGCATGGGGCGACAACGTTCGTCAGTTCGAGGCCGCCGTCCGTGCCGAACCGGTGATACAAGACCTCACGAAACTCGATTCCTTCTCCGATGGGACGCTGTTTCGCGCCGTTTGGAACGACGAAATTTCCGGATTCGTACAAGGGATCGAAGAAGCCGATGCAACGGTGATGGAGGCAAACGGAACGGTGGATGGGTGGACGTTCCATCTTCGATTCCCGGGACAGGAACAGATGTCCGTGTTTCAGTCCTTCTGCCGCCGGGAAGACGTTCCCATTGAAATTCACCGTGTCTATTCCTTACAGGAGATGGCGGTTCAGCAGTTGGGCGACCTCACGCCTGCACAGCAAGAAACCCTCATCACGGCCTACGAAGAAGGATATTTCGAACGGCCACGGGATATTACGCTGGAAGAACTGGCCGACGAACTGAAAATATCTCCGCAAGCGGTCGGTGGTCGGCTTCGGCGTGGCTTCGCGAATCTCATCGCTGGATCGTTTCGTTCACTAGATGGATAGTTGAACGGTGACGAATCGAAGTGTAGTATTTAAGCGTGTTTCGTAGGAAACATGTGACCTCAACTATTTTCAGTCAGTACACCTTGGCGTGAACAGTTGGACGGGAACGTATTTCCGCCACTGCTGAGAACCGCGGTCTCGGCGCGTCCGACGACCTCGTCTCTCTCCGGAATACTCTGACGAACTGCTGACTACCGAA of the Haladaptatus caseinilyticus genome contains:
- a CDS encoding GNAT family N-acetyltransferase, with translation MQVREARTEDIAGMQDVAERSLSATYSKFLDEEVIEHAISEWYSDENLESEFQSRGMLFLVALEDGDVVGFTQSDMLPDVPEGNILWLHVDPDHRGKGVGTALLGRTQEELREKEVETLMGLVLADNEEGNEFYRDHGFTKVSERTAEIGDRTYTENVYAETDETVLEPREYEDRTLYINRAESSRGSKAPFFAVFSDEDAEERYGYFCSNCESFDNSMDSMERIQCNNCDNKRKAARWDAAYL
- a CDS encoding NAD-dependent epimerase/dehydratase family protein codes for the protein MDSALVIGGTRFIGRHLVTDLLDNGYDVTIFNRGNHDNPFADTDGVSHFEGDRTNDSALEAARAEVVPDIVIDCVAYEPREVRAATEIFADVDGYVYISSGSAYEAEVIPKRENETELRDCTPEQAMDDSHDSYGARKAEGDRAIFEAAERGVNAMSVRPCIVYGPYDYTERLDFWLDRVNRYDRLLVPGDGQNLWHRAYVEDVASALRVVAEEGDPGESYNVGDEQLVTMDEMISLIADAFETDVELVHASDRELSTGGLSVDDYILYRDYPHVLDTNKLASLGWESTPVNEAMARTAEEHLESDRDGSDHDPGRESEERVLGVLDTI
- a CDS encoding NAD(P)-dependent glycerol-1-phosphate dehydrogenase codes for the protein MFEKSTWIRLPRNVVVGHGVLSETVDAISELHLHGVPLIVTSPTPNDVAGKRVEAQFEEAGIDVETTVIEEASFDSVQRVIETAREVNAGYLVGVGGGKAIDIAKMASDEIKRGFVSIPTAASHDGIVSGRGSIPEKDTRHSVAAEPPLAVVADTEILADAPWRLTTAGCADIISNYTAVKDWRLANRLQNVEYSGYSAALAEMTAEMLVDNADSIKPGLEESAWVVTKALVSSGVAMSIADSSRPASGAEHLFSHQLDRIAPDAALHGHQVGVGSIITEYLHGGNWRGIRDALETIGAPTTADELGIDAETVVEALTTAHEIRDRYTILGSGMNEAAAIEAVTATGIV
- a CDS encoding helix-turn-helix domain-containing protein, whose amino-acid sequence is MSTIVEISIPADEFALGRALRDGSQLQIELERIIPTGTAVFPFFWAWGDNVRQFEAAVRAEPVIQDLTKLDSFSDGTLFRAVWNDEISGFVQGIEEADATVMEANGTVDGWTFHLRFPGQEQMSVFQSFCRREDVPIEIHRVYSLQEMAVQQLGDLTPAQQETLITAYEEGYFERPRDITLEELADELKISPQAVGGRLRRGFANLIAGSFRSLDG